The genomic region GAAAAAACAAGATTATTAATGTAATCAATGTGTCATGGAGAACAAAAGATATTAAAACAAACTTCTAGCAGCAATGGAAGAGACCCAAAGCAACAAGATAACGACCCAAAGCATTAAAAGTAATCTACCATGGAATGGCTCAGGGGTAATTAGACATGTTTTGGATTGGCCAGGTCAACATTCTCACCTTAATCCAATCGACTTGCTGTGTCAGGACATGAAGTGGGCAGCACATGCCTGACACCTCCCGAACTTCACTAAATTGGCTGAGTTTTGTAAGGAGCACTGGGCAAATACACATCAAAAAGATAACAGAGACTGATTAGTGGCTGTTGGAGACATTTACTCCAAATGATAACTGCTAGAGGAGGGTGCCACAAGCTATGTTTCATACGAACATAATGACCATCCCTGTATCGTTCACATTATTTTAAGCAGCACTGTATGTGCCAATGTGTGTGGCCCAtgtcattaaaaacaattaGATTTTAACTGTGGAATTGAATTGTAATTTgtggtacagtggatataaaaagtctacacacccctgcaaaatgccaggttcttgtgaggtaaaagaatgagagaaaaataaataatgtcagaactttttccacctttaatgtgacctataatgtgaacaattctattgaaaaacaaactgaaatcatccTTTCTCTCCCCAGGGTGGAAAGACACCAAGCCAGTGCaacctggtggtggtggtaaaacAACTTCCAGTCAACCTAGCATGCCCAATCCTCCACCTCCAAGGCCAACCAAACAGTGAGTGAAGCCAGAGGCAATTAAACCTTATTAAGCCATACCTCAAAAATACAATTCACTGATTTACACTATGAACCCGATCAGATGTTATTAATATGAGATATACAGAGAATATGTGCTTTTATCTAACACACAATTAACACTCAATATTCAGTGGTTCAGTGGTAAGGGTTGCAGTATAGTGTCCTTACTCATGcttcccttttctttctctgagTAGTTTGGACCCCTCTATCCAGGATCGCTGTGAGGGTGGTTTTGATGCTGTTGCAAATATCCGAGGAgaagttttcttttttaaaggtaAGAGAATAGCCCATCAGCCTGTGACAGCAGCAGAAAAATATTCTTACTCATTTGCAGAAATGCTTTTTTGACTTTCTCTGCAATTTTCATTGTGACAAATAATACAGCTTTCTTGAATGTTTATcaattttattatgttttattataatgtttatttttattagtttATTATGTTTGATCTCTGTTAAACTGGAATTCTGAGTTGACTGATGAAGGTCTTTGACCGAAACGTTGCagcttttcaataaaatataacaCTTGTAAGCATTACCAGTGTGCAAGAATATCTCTATTTACTATTGCACACAAGAGGTGAGTGATCAGTtccttattttttaaattgtaagtTGAAATTGGATTGTAGTCTCTTCTGAAATCCTAAATATGCTATTTGGGATTTGTCCAAGGTACTAGAACTAATGATGttcattaaatcaaacaaactgTTGGTTCATGAAagatctactgtactgtacgtTGTCTTGCCCAGAGATCCCCATTCACCTAATTATTTGAAATTACAGTTTCAAATAAAGTTAACAGCAAATATTgttatgtaaaatatgttaaaataggACTGACAACCTGGGGCTTCAAAGCCACTTGAAAGGCAATATGTAGCATCTGCATTCCAAggtttacatacagtggatttCAAAAGTATTCATGCCCATTCAACATTTCGTTGTGTTATATGCAATAATATGCAATCAAAACAGATTTAATCACTAGATTGTGCTAGTGGTGTGTGGTTTGtagatttttcactttgacattatggagttttttgttgatcagtggcgctaaactcctaattaaatccattttgatttcatgttataacacaatgaaatgtggaaaagtccaacaTGTGTGAATATTTTTGAGAGTCAATGCAGATCATTGATGTTTTtacataaattatttttgttgtttttacataAATTATTTTTCAGGTCCACATTTCTGGAGGATTCAGAGAACTGGTTTTCTGGTCTCTCATAACCCAGCCCTGATTAAAAACTTCTGGATAGGGCTCCCCACTGGAACCAACAAGATTGATGCAGTTTATGAGAGGAAGAGTGACAACCACATCATCTTCTTCATCGGTGGGAAATGAATAAACACTAAACAAGACCTAGGCTTAGTTAGCAGAGTTAGTAATCGGATCCCATTTATTAGTGCAGGcaacataattttttaaatcaacagtTCTTACTGATATATTCAAGTAGTGTAGATGTTGACATGAAGTTTGGACTAGGGTTTATCATTTATAAAGGATAGGTTACTGATGCTTGACTGCATGAGACCCGATGAGGAAAACACTCTGGAATTGAGTAGTGTCGCAATTCCACTTGTCATTAATGTTTCAATCATATGTTTAATTTATGTATATTGCATCCCATCCTTTTATAACAGACTAGTTACTCATGAAACAGCAGAATGCCACTATATATGTTGTATTTTAACAGATTAACAGAACCCTATGATCTACTAATTACTTTTACAGATGTCAgccattaacacatttcttctcCCACATTTCCAAATGTAGTTACAAATGAGATCCATCAGCGTATGATGAACATGCACATTAAAACTAGTCTATTTCAAAATACTACCTGAGAAACAGCAAAGTATgtggtaatttttttttgttaccagATAATATACCATCCATAACATAACTTCACACCATCCTCTTAATGAAGCATATTCTTTCCCAGAGGTTGTGTACTTTactctgacatacagtggggagaacaagtacactgctgattttgcaggttttcccacttacaaagcatgtagaggtttattgagaggaaaaaaataaagttgCCCATGCCTTTGCAGGTGCTCAGTACTGGGTGTTCAAAGACACTATGGCCCTGCCGGGCTACCCCAGGCCTCTGGCTGAGTGGGGGATGAGGACCAAAGATGGacgggaggtggagagagtggaAGCTGCTTTTGTTTGGGCCCACAATGGGAAGACCTACCTGTTCAGCGTGGGTGAATTCTGGAGGTTTAACGAGGGTAACAAGGAGGAAGGCAGAAAACTAGAGGGTGGGTATCCCAGGAAGGCCACCCTCTGGGGAGGGGTGCCCACGGAGCCTGATGACATTATCAGCTGGGGAGAAGGTGAGACCTTGAGAAAGACTTGAGCCTTAATGAGATATGGCTGCAGTGTTGATGTTATGATTGTGATAATTGAGGGTTGTTCTATGAAATGGGCAGACTTTCTTGGGACATGTGACCTGACAGGGAAGAATTTTGCATGGACACCCTGGTGTGAGCTCTGAAACAAAAGTTAGTTCATATTAGGTTAAAATGTGCATAAGGTTGAAGCATGCCAAACTCAACTCTGCCTATTGTCCATCCAATGTTACCTTCTAGGAGACGCTTACTTCTTCAAGGACAACCTCTATTGGGTGCTGAAGAGAGGAGGACTTGACCAAGATAATGTCACTCCCAAATCCATTGCAGTGGATTGGCTCAAGTGTCAACAAGTGTCCACAACCACATCTCTTCTTCCAGCTGATCCTAATCCAAGGGGAAGAGACTGCAGCTGTTCATTGAGCAGAGCATCTACAACGGCAGTTTGCAGTTGGCTAATTTATCTATCTACCATGATAGTATTCAATTGCTTTGTTTTACAATAAATCATTGGTAATACAATACAGTCATTTCTAATAATACTACATAAGGAAAATTTGAATGAGCATTTCAAATATATGAGTCATCTTTTGCTCACAGTGtactgttttcttgttttaatttattttgtataaattgtttgTGGGCCAAAACAAATTCCATTATGTGTTGTTAAACTCACTTGGCAATAAAGTTATTTCTGATTCTGTTACCTTCATATTACCTTGTGTAGTTGCAATGCAAATGGCTGTTTTCCTATTACCATGCAATTGAACAGTATTAGGCTACTTCTTTCCATTTAGTTTTACTGTGAACTTCACTGTAAACTAAATCAAAGACCTTCCCTCCTAACTTGCAATGATGATGACAATGCAAAATCTCTTCCAATTGATAACTCTGATTTGATTTTGTACACAATGACACCAGCATGGTCGAGGGAGGACTGAGGAAGTTGGGGTGGGCTGTAACAACTAGTACAGATTTACTTTCCTTTGATTGTCAGACCATGTAAGCTAGTGCAAGGCAAAATAGCTaacatctacacacactcacaatagGTTTCTGCAATTACTCTAAATgtttgtgaaatatttcaaaaccGTGGGATGATTGCATCACTAGGGGCAGCTGTCAAAAATACACCTGAAGAGGTAGCTCTACTAGAGAAGTTACAATTGCCTGCACAAGtagcatttctaaaaataaaatagctCATGGGAAAATTGATACTGAGGAAAACAAGGGTAATGATTTGGTTGACAGAGCTGCAAAGGCAGCTGCAAAACAATCATAATCCTCTGTTACAATTTGGAAACTTCTGCACCATTGATACATTCTCCCACATCAAAGAGATGCAAGCCAAAGCACCTATAACTAGTGATGGGACACATGAAGCTGAGGCTCCGAGGCTTGCTTCGAAATTTCAACCGAGTTTGCTCAAAGCGAAAGTGCCGAGGATTGATCCTTAGAATAAAATACCACAGTGATTGCAGACGTCACAGATTTTTGAACATGCTTGTTTTAAAGGACAAGTCGTTTCCAACCAGTAGTCTATAGGGTGTTTGTGCTGTCTTTAACTtaacatgaaaacattaaatacattttcacctttttttacttttccaacAAATAACTTATTTAACCCATTCACTTAACTTTAAAGTTCAGAAGGTCATGCTGTGTGCTGCCCTCTACTGGTCAGAGTTAATAATTCAGGGAAGCATTTTCTTCAGTAGAACTCTGACAGGCAACAAAGTCAGTGCTGGATTAATGTTGCTGAATTTATTTCTGATACGCTTCTGCCTTGGAGACTATGTGCCTGTAAGTAAtggttaaacatttttaatcacTTGCATTGGTAAGAAATGTCATGTTAGAAACGtttttatgtttggcaaaacTTGTGCTCTGTTAGCTAGCAGTACAgctgtttcagttttacaaaacaaaacaacaagagGAAATAGCTTCAGTAAAATACAAGAAAAGTCAAGCCTTGTGTGTTTATTGGAGGACTTTTGAATGTTCACTGGCTGTCTAGCTTTGTACAAGAGATCGCATTGTAAGGGCAGCACAGCGTTCCAAACCTTTTCAGGCGAGCATGGTCGTTGTAGGTCAACAGAGCCAAACTAAGCCACTTCCCAAAAAGGAACAAAAAGCCTCACGTTAAGCAATATTGGGGAGATTATGGGCGTTGCGTGAAATAGTATGATTAACCTTCAAATCACAAGGATTGTAACTGATCAAAAACAAGGTGATTCATTTACAATATTGAAAGTTGAGTAGGCTATGTAATATAttgaaagaaacaaaattacagaaatcatacagCCTTAAAAATCTTCATATAAACTTTGCAAACACTGTACAAAGCATTTAGCAATTATATTGCCAAATAACTTTTCTCAAAAATGATTCCACAGCATCATACACATACAACTATATTGCATCTGAAAATGGGAGAACCAATTTAATTgcaagttgtttattttgtcattaaTTATTAATGTCATCAAAATGAATCCTTTAAAACATGCATTCTGTTAGCTCATATCTCTGTAGATAATCTTCGTTTTGACAAGAAAACAAATCAAGAAACCCAGTGACCACATAAAAACAGAGCCATTAATTTGCAAACAATTTCACTATTTCCAACATCATATGAGTATAAAAGGAAGTGAAATCCTGTCACTTTGAGGGCTGTCAGTAGGAGTTCAAGACACACATGTGAGTAGACTTTGACCTGGTGTCCCCTACTAAGGTAATGTGATATTTCCACCTAGGTTGAAATATCACACCAACCCATCATATATTATAACTAAATTGATCTATCTTATTAACTAGCGTATTCCAGTCAGGTGTGCTAGATCAGGGTTAGAGCATAACCTACAGGGGATTGCTCTCCATGAGCAGGGTTGGAGAGCcttgttattaacaattatttgtattattatgagttcctaatattattattattgtatggAGATCTTGCTAGAATATGGTCACATTTATTGAAATGCAATTATTTAGCATATTGGTCTAATCTTTTGAATTGAATTTACCAATGTTTTTTAAGGTCCAGTGCTTGCTTTGCCCACAACATTTGTCATATAATAACAATACATCTGGAATGTTGAATCTTAGGGCTAAACATTCCAAACCTGTAGATGTCACACCCCTGTCTAACACTGCAGGTGCTGCATCAGAATCCAGTCACAGTACGTAGCCCAAAGTTTATATTTGCCTAGAAATGCAATGAAAAGTATTAATAAAGTGTATACTGAAACAGTGTTTTCTTTGTGATAGGCTCCAGACAACAAGAGCTGGATGACGCTCTTCTGGAAATGATTGTAATAGATGCTCaaccattttcaataaaaatggAGGTTTTAAGGCTTTTGTTAATCTGATGGACCCTTCCTACATCCTACAAAGTAGAAAGGCTTTGAAGACAATGATGGCTAAGAGGTATGCTGAGACCAAGGAGAAGGCCAAGACTGAGGTGGGGAAGGTTGCAGCAGTTAGTCTAACATCCGACATGTGGACATTGATTAATAGTCTTCTCTGGCAGTGACATGGCACCATCAGAGTGGAAGCTCTCTACCAAACTTTTGGAAGTTGCCAAGTTCATGAAGACTCACAATGCAGCAAATATTGTAGAGGCAAAATCCACTCTGATCACAGAATGGGGATTAACCGGAAAAGTTAGTGGTATGGTCACTGATGGTTCAGGAAACATTAAGGCCTGTATTTATATCCTCAAAATATCCTCAAAATTGTACACAGTTTTGCCCATTGCCTGAACTTGGTGGTGAAAAAAGCAATTGAGTCAACACCTGAGCTTGAAGAAATCCGTGCTCTGGGACGCAAGATTGTCATCCAAGTCAGGACAAGTACAACAGCTATGGAGGGGCTGTCAAATGTTCAGCTTCAGATGAGCAGGCCTCAACATAAGCTGATTCAAGAGGTAGAAACAAGTTGGAACAGCACGTTTTCAATGTTTGAACGGCTGTACAAGCAGCGAGAGTAGTCCTCCCTACTCTCAGAAAAGACCTGCTACATTTTTCATCTGAGGaatatacatacatcttctatcacttcatccggggccaggtcgcgggggcagcagtctaagcagagatgcccagacttccctctcctcagacacttcctccagctcttccagggggacaacGAGGCGTTctcaggccagccgggagacatagtccctccagcgtgtcctaggtgttccccggggtctcctcccggtgggacgggactggaacctctacccaggaaggcgttctggagacaaccgaaacagatgcccaagccacctcagctgacccctctcgatgtggaggagcagaggctctactctgagctcctcccgggtgactgagcttctcaacctaactctaagggatcgcccagccaccctgcggagaaagctcatttcggccgcctgtatccgggatctcgTCCTttccggtaaatcgagagcttcgccttgcggctcagctctttcttcaccacgacagaccgatacattgaccacattactgcagaagctgcaccgatccgtctgtcaatctcccgttccatccttccctcactcgtgaacaagacccctagatacttaaactcctccacttgaggcaggcactctccatcaacctgaagtgagcaagccacccttttccaactgaggaccatggcctcggatttggaggtactgattctcatccccaccgcttcacactcggctgcaaaccgtcccagtgcatgctgaaggtcctggttggAAGGGGCCAaaacgacaacatcatccacaaagagcagagacgaaatcgtgtggtccccaaacctgacaccctccggcccctggctgcgcctagaaattctgtccataaaaattatgaacagaaccggcgacaaagggcagccctgccggagtccaacatgcactgggaacaagtctgacttactgccggcaatgcggaccaagctcctgcttcgttTGTAAAGGGACCTGAcacccttagcaaaggacccaggaccccatattcccaaagcacccaCCACAgaatgccgcgagggacacagtcgaatgccttctccaaatccacaaaacacatgtggactggttggtcAAACTCCCaaaaccctccagcaccccatagagggtatagagctggtccagtgttccacggcccggacgaaaaccattactgttcctcctgaatctgaggttctactatcagccgtattctccactccagtaccctggcatagactttcccggggaggctgagaagtgtgaacacaccctccggtcccccttcttaaaaagagggaccaccaccccggtctgccatcccagaggcactgtccccgaccgccacacgatgttgcacaggtgtgttaGCCAAGACAGccacacaacatccagagacttgaggtactcagggcggatctcatccacccccggtgccttgccaccgaggagtttcttgactacctctgtgacttcagcccgggtgatggtcgagtccacctctgagccctcatcctctgcttcctcaatggaagacatgacggcgggattgaggagatcctcgaagtactccttccaccgcccgacgacatccccagttgaggtcaacagctgcccacctctactatAAACAGCgtttggtagggcactgtttctctctcctgaggcgcttgacggtttgccagaatctcttcgaggccagccgatagtccttctccatggcctcaccgaactcctcccaggcccaagtttttgcctccacaaccacccgggctgcagtccgcttggcctgccggtacccgtcagctgcctcaggagtcccacaagctaaccaggcctgataggactccttcttcagcttgacggcattccttacttccggtgtccaccaccgggtttgtgGATTGCCACCtagacaggcaccggagaccttatggccacagctctgtgcggccgcttcgacaatggcggtggagaacatggtccactcggactctatctccagcctccctcgggatccagtcgatgCTCTGCCGgtggtgggagttaaagatctctctgacaggagacttggtcagacgttcccagcagacccttacagtacgcttgggcctgccgagtctgtccagcttcctcccccgccatcggatccaactcaccaccaggtggtgatcagttgacagctccgcccctctcttcacccgagtgtccatgacatacggccgcaggtcagatgaaacgacaacaaagtagatcatcgacctacggcctagggtgtcctggtgccacgcgcactgatggacacccttatgcttgaacatggtgttcgttatggacaaactgtgactagcacagaagtccaatagcTGAACACCGCTCAAGGGGGGCgatcctcccaatcacgcccctccaggtgtcactgtcgttgcccacgtgggcgttgaagtcccccagtagaacgatagattccccagtcggagcactttccagcacccctcccagagactccaagaaggttgggtactctgcactgccgttcggcccgtaggcacaaacaacagtgagagacctttcccccgacccgtaggcgcagggaaacgaccctctctttcaccggggtaaactccaacacatggcggcagagctggggagctataagcaaacccacaccagcccgccgcctctcaccatgggcaactccagagtggtgaatagtccatcctctctccaggagtgtggttccagagcccaagccgtgcgtagaggtgatcctgactctctctagtcggaacctctcaacctcacgcacgatctcaggctccttccccgccagcgaggtgacgttccacgtccctagagctggtttccgtgtccagggatcgggttgtcgaggcccccgccttcgactgctgccagatcctctccgcaccgaccccttatggtccctcctgtaggtggtgagcccacgggaaggcggccccacgtcgctcgttcgggctgagcccagccgggccccatggggaaaggcccggccaccaggcactcgcatacgagccccaaccctgggcctggttccagggtggggccccggctgcgccataccgggcgacgtcacggcgCTTGAAATGTTACTCCTTAAATCAATGTCTCGGGGTATTTGGTCAATTTCACCAAGCCGCAGTAGAAATGTCAGAGGAGAAGTGAGTGAAAGTAATTCCGGATGATCCGGATGCTGAAATCTTCGGTTCATGAAATGAGTTCCTAGATAACATCAGACATGAGCTCACGACTAGGTGCAAACCTATCTAAACGGCTCAGTGAAAGATTTGCATTACACAAGAAAaagagctctctctctctggcaaCTTTGCTAGATCCACGTTTTAGGTGCTGGGTTAACCACACAAACCTCAGCATCAACAGCACGGACCTCAGCATCAACAGCACGGACCTCAGCATCAACAGCACGGACCTCAGTATCAacaacacagcgagttgagttgatgccgaAGAggtcgattttggtctcatttgaCCAGCACAATTTCACCttgttctcctctgaatcattcagatgttcattggcaaacttcagacaggcctgtacatgtgcttttttgagcagggggaccttgcgggcactgcaggatttcagtatTTCAAggcttagtgtgttaccaattgttttcttgttgactacggtcccagctgccttgagatcattggcAAGATCCTCCCATGGAGTTCTGGCCTGATTCCTCACtgtcctcatgatcattgcaactccatgaggtgagatcttgcatggagccccagacccagggaggctgacagttcttttgtgttacTCCCATTTGCGAATAAACGcatcaactgttgtcaccttctcaccaagctgcttggcgatggtcttgtagcccattccagccttgtgtaggtctacaatcttgtccctgacatccttggacagctcttggtcttggccatggtggagagtttggaatctgactgcttgcttctgtggacaggtcaATAAATCAGTCCATTTAAGactgtgctcctaatctcagctcgttacctgtataaaagacacctgggagccagatatctttctgattgagaggggattaaatacttatttcactcatcaaaatgcaaatcaatttataacatttttgacatgcggttttttttgttattctgtctctcactgttcaaataaacctaccattaaaattatagactgatttctttatcagtgggcaaatgtacaaaatcagcaggggatcaaatactttttccccctcactgtaaCAATGTAACATTGAATGTAAGTTTGTCAATTCATGGCTTTTTCAATTAGATTTAACAATATAGGTGCTGCCTTGAAAGCCTACCCAAAGGCCACCTACCTAGAGGTAGTTGAAAAGATTGGAGACACCCTCCAGCAATCACCTGCTCGGCTGAAGAGTAAGAAAAAGGTATGActgaaaattacaataattattttttaatggcTCATTGTGTGCTTGTACCGAAAGGTTTGTTCTAAAGCAGTGAGCAAAAACCTATATTATTGTCTGTTTTGAGAATTGCACTTCTCATGCTTACAGTAACTTCACACAAATGCATGTGACTCACTTGCTGGAAGCTATTAACAGGATGCTATACAAAGAAATGTTTATTGTTGGGGAGCAGATTTTTCATATCAGGGAAGTAGCCTTTCGGTATGAAGCTCTTAATTTACTTAATTTAATTATCTTTGATCATCATGAAGAgcaaaatcacccaaatggccaaAAAGCAAggtgatatacagtggatataaaaagtctacacacccctgttgaaatgccaggtttttgttatgtaaaagaatgagacaaatataaatcatgtcagaaatgtttccacttttaatgtgacctagaatgtgaacaattcaattgaaaaacaaactgaaatcttcgagggggaaaaatgaataataaaaacctTGTCAGGCCAATGTGCAAAATGTGTAACTTTGCGTGGACTCTAAGTTTATGAAACCATTGGGGGGATAATTCCCAAATGTCCCAGAACTATTCTtttctggatatgatgctgtgGCAAATGGGCCTTTCCACCCTTCTCCTGGCAATCTTCCTCAGCTCCTGCATTGTCAGGTAAGAGCAGAATATAATGGCTCTGCCAATCTTTCTTTTTCAGCTTCCCCATCTTGAAAACTTCCCTTGATGAGATCCCAATGGGAGGCAACTGTGTAGGGCGGGCTGGACCTGCTGGTTGACATCAGAAGGTTCAAGAACTTGCCAGTCTTCTCCCTAGGGGACACTGATGCGACACTAATGCAGCTGGCAGGGGAGAGTTTGTGCCAAAACTTCTAAAATGGGAAAACTGTACAAAACATTCTGTACTTCTTAAATGGATCATATGAAATGGACAACACTCTGAAATTAAAGATGACAGTctgtaatttaatttgaaagTCATAACATAGATTTGTAGTCTAAAACGCTGGAGTTCCCTGTGAAAGCACCTGCTTTCAATATACTTTATATTGATCATTAACTGAAGTGTTTCCTTTATATTGGTAAAACCTCCACAGCATGGATGAATGAACTTTTCAGGTCGTGGTTGGCTTTCAAATTCCTGGGAAACAACCTCCACTGGGAAGACATCATTCTGGTGTATAATATATGTGCTAGCTAAAGCAACTCAGATGTTTCCCTTACCATCTAATGTTCTTTTgctgagttttacattttcgtTCAGTTTTAAGCACTAACA from Esox lucius isolate fEsoLuc1 chromosome 5, fEsoLuc1.pri, whole genome shotgun sequence harbors:
- the mmp25b gene encoding matrix metalloproteinase-25; translated protein: MFEYQLIWVTVTFNLFILMGEPAPMPEQYTRGLDWLSRYGYLPPPDPRTSKLQTKDGIEQAIRQMQRFGGLKETGILDEATINLMNTPRCSLPDIMGTEDMLKRRKRYALSGLRWDRTDLTWSVHSYPNPSLSSSVSHPEEVNRILNLALKAWSDAAPLSFRHLSGSDGDIRVSFSRSLHDDGYPFDGRGGTLAHAFFPGRDDIAGDTHFDDDEYWSNEGDSVTTDLFTVAVHEFGHALGLSHSSSVPSIMKPYYQGAVKDMSTYSLPLDDKMAIQELYGWKDTKPVQPGGGGKTTSSQPSMPNPPPPRPTKHLDPSIQDRCEGGFDAVANIRGEVFFFKGPHFWRIQRTGFLVSHNPALIKNFWIGLPTGTNKIDAVYERKSDNHIIFFIGAQYWVFKDTMALPGYPRPLAEWGMRTKDGREVERVEAAFVWAHNGKTYLFSVGEFWRFNEGNKEEGRKLEGGYPRKATLWGGVPTEPDDIISWGEGDAYFFKDNLYWVLKRGGLDQDNVTPKSIAVDWLKCQQVSTTTSLLPADPNPRGRDCSCSLSRASTTAVCSWLIYLSTMIVFNCFVLQ